In Halobacteriovorax marinus SJ, the following proteins share a genomic window:
- a CDS encoding LysR family transcriptional regulator, producing MERLNFNHLYYFYIVAKEGSIKAASEKLFVSQPTISDQIKLLEEYFDCSLFERRNRSLFLTTEGEFALNYAEGIFTQGRELTRRLRNQIQLPKKSIDIGVTHFMSHHFLYETILPLFNQDEIVVNVKEGQKHLLLADLEEENLDIVFTDGQDLTSGSMSSYRVGANKTYVVAHKKYQKYRRGFPESLGKIPFFNYTKNSYLKYEIELFFSKNSITPKIIGEGDERDLLEMVTAQGLAFTIVPEAAKKKFCANKNIIVLGEVEELQTSVWGIIKKNYNGYGYQLLKNKL from the coding sequence ATGGAAAGACTTAATTTTAACCACTTATACTACTTTTACATTGTTGCAAAAGAGGGCTCAATTAAAGCGGCATCGGAGAAGCTCTTCGTGTCTCAGCCGACAATTAGTGATCAAATTAAATTGCTGGAAGAGTACTTTGATTGCAGTCTCTTTGAGAGAAGAAATCGAAGCTTATTTCTTACAACGGAGGGAGAGTTCGCCCTCAACTATGCCGAGGGTATTTTTACTCAAGGAAGGGAGTTGACGAGAAGGCTTCGTAATCAGATTCAATTGCCAAAGAAGTCGATTGATATTGGTGTCACTCATTTTATGTCCCATCATTTTCTCTATGAGACAATCTTACCGCTTTTTAATCAAGACGAGATTGTAGTTAATGTTAAAGAGGGGCAAAAGCATTTGCTGCTTGCAGATCTAGAGGAAGAAAATTTAGATATCGTTTTTACAGATGGACAAGATCTCACGTCAGGCTCAATGAGTTCCTACCGAGTGGGGGCGAATAAGACTTACGTTGTCGCCCACAAGAAATACCAAAAGTATCGAAGAGGTTTTCCCGAATCTTTGGGGAAGATTCCCTTTTTTAATTACACAAAAAATTCTTACTTAAAATATGAAATAGAGTTATTCTTTTCCAAAAATTCAATCACACCAAAAATAATAGGTGAAGGTGATGAGAGAGATCTTCTTGAAATGGTAACCGCACAAGGATTGGCCTTTACGATAGTTCCTGAGGCGGCCAAGAAGAAGTTCTGTGCCAATAAGAATATTATTGTGCTTGGTGAGGTTGAAGAGCTTCAAACATCTGTTTGGGGAATTATAAAGAAGAATTACAATGGCTATGGTTATCAGTTATTGAAGAATAAATTATAG
- a CDS encoding ATP-grasp domain-containing protein, translating into MQNEIEVFKPDGFEVEKHFYPKSLNSHLHSMVGHFFTLNHDRIVNRYVHLNPQVCPKALSEILKYQSSNFHWGGADLFYVATEMGNRKMVVLETNSCPSGQKSMPAASESDEYRGYKGLIENSFIPLLKKKRLPSGKLAVIYDKNYMETSGYAATIADITGEEVLLVSHYHGSDSLISFIDGVMHVEKDGEKIPIRAAFRYVTQKPWNRIPIETKTLIYNPTLVCLSGGRNKLLANKAYELFNSEIAESGLEILMPETIKDVSKLEIPLWVKKFGGKAVVKNPYSNAGQGVYTITSESELDDFMKLEHDYDQFIVQSLIGHYDWSSTTSAGKYFHIGTIPNKKGKTFIADLRVLVYSTPKGFFPCAIYARRAKSALEPTIEGNSWEVLGTNLSEKLGDNKWSSDTSRLLLMDRKDFNTLGIGTDDLIEAYIQTVLTIVAIDKMSLNLINKKGNFRKKLFKSLDNDKSLINEIMI; encoded by the coding sequence ATGCAGAATGAAATTGAAGTTTTTAAGCCCGACGGATTTGAGGTTGAAAAACATTTTTACCCAAAGTCTTTAAACTCTCATCTCCATTCGATGGTTGGACATTTCTTTACATTAAATCACGATAGAATTGTTAATCGCTATGTTCATCTCAATCCTCAAGTTTGCCCAAAGGCCTTAAGTGAAATTTTAAAATATCAATCTTCCAATTTTCACTGGGGGGGAGCAGACCTTTTCTACGTTGCAACTGAAATGGGAAATAGAAAAATGGTTGTCCTTGAGACAAACTCTTGTCCTTCGGGGCAAAAATCTATGCCCGCTGCCTCGGAGTCAGATGAGTATAGAGGTTATAAAGGGTTGATTGAAAATTCCTTTATTCCTCTTTTAAAAAAGAAGAGACTTCCTAGCGGAAAGCTTGCCGTAATTTATGATAAGAATTATATGGAGACTTCTGGCTATGCTGCAACGATTGCAGATATTACGGGAGAGGAAGTGTTACTTGTATCTCACTATCATGGAAGTGACTCACTGATTAGCTTCATTGATGGTGTTATGCATGTAGAAAAAGATGGTGAGAAGATACCTATTCGTGCAGCTTTTAGATATGTAACTCAAAAGCCTTGGAATAGAATTCCAATTGAAACTAAGACGCTAATCTATAATCCAACTCTCGTCTGTCTCTCTGGCGGGCGAAATAAATTGTTGGCAAATAAGGCCTATGAGCTTTTCAACTCTGAGATTGCAGAATCTGGGTTAGAGATTCTTATGCCAGAGACGATTAAGGATGTTTCTAAGTTAGAAATTCCTCTGTGGGTTAAGAAGTTTGGAGGAAAGGCCGTCGTTAAGAACCCTTACTCAAATGCTGGACAGGGTGTTTACACAATAACTTCTGAGTCTGAACTGGATGACTTTATGAAGTTAGAACATGACTACGATCAATTTATTGTTCAAAGTTTGATTGGTCATTATGACTGGAGTTCGACAACGTCGGCAGGAAAGTATTTTCATATTGGGACAATACCTAATAAGAAGGGGAAGACGTTTATTGCCGATTTAAGAGTTCTCGTCTACTCAACTCCTAAAGGGTTCTTTCCTTGTGCCATTTATGCAAGGAGGGCGAAGTCTGCTCTTGAGCCTACAATAGAAGGGAATAGCTGGGAAGTTCTGGGAACGAATCTTTCTGAAAAGCTTGGTGATAATAAGTGGTCTTCAGATACTTCAAGACTTCTATTAATGGATAGAAAAGATTTTAACACGTTAGGGATTGGGACGGATGATTTAATTGAAGCCTATATTCAAACAGTTCTTACAATTGTGGCCATTGATAAGATGTCATTAAATTTAATTAATAAAAAAGGTAATTTCAGAAAGAAATTATTTAAATCGCTGGATAATGATAAGTCTCTCATTAATGAGATTATGATTTAG
- a CDS encoding succinylglutamate desuccinylase/aspartoacylase family protein has translation MEKILTVKTKDDLKISSLKRGEIHRLQIHVADNSLGVPWKVPVVIIRGMEKGKTLGVTAALHGDELNGISTIFKLIESVDPKKLKGTLVLVPISNTPGYLLNQRQFSDNVDLNRIMPGQPAGSPSKIYAHHFINKIVSKFNYLLDLHTASHGRVNSLYIRADIEDEECQRLAYLQNPQIIVKKYDEEGTLRSWANKNGIPAITIEIGNPNAFQHSLIDETLEGILNTMKFLKMIDGEVQDLVTNAAICDESYWINSTKGGVVDVLPGLTDTVKKGQLIAIVYDVFGQVKEEIFADRSGIVIGKNTRPNCDAGTRLVHLGISFIDPLPEEIPGHDEYDENA, from the coding sequence ATGGAAAAGATATTAACAGTAAAAACAAAAGATGATTTGAAAATCTCCTCACTTAAAAGAGGTGAAATTCACAGATTGCAAATTCATGTAGCAGATAATTCTCTAGGCGTTCCTTGGAAAGTTCCTGTTGTCATAATTAGGGGAATGGAAAAAGGAAAGACTCTAGGGGTGACAGCAGCTTTACATGGGGATGAGTTAAATGGAATTTCTACAATTTTTAAATTGATAGAAAGTGTTGATCCAAAGAAACTTAAAGGAACTCTTGTTCTAGTACCTATTTCAAATACACCTGGTTACTTACTTAACCAAAGGCAATTCTCAGACAATGTTGACCTCAATAGAATCATGCCAGGGCAGCCTGCCGGAAGTCCTAGTAAGATCTATGCTCATCATTTTATAAATAAAATTGTTTCTAAGTTTAATTATCTCCTAGACCTTCACACTGCAAGTCACGGAAGAGTGAACAGTCTTTATATTAGAGCAGATATTGAAGATGAAGAATGTCAAAGGCTTGCATATCTTCAGAATCCTCAAATCATTGTTAAGAAATACGATGAGGAAGGAACTTTAAGGTCCTGGGCCAATAAAAATGGAATACCTGCAATCACTATTGAGATTGGAAATCCAAATGCCTTTCAGCACTCATTAATTGATGAAACTCTTGAAGGTATTTTAAATACAATGAAATTTCTAAAGATGATTGATGGTGAAGTTCAAGATCTAGTAACTAATGCCGCTATTTGTGACGAGTCTTATTGGATTAATTCAACTAAAGGTGGAGTGGTCGATGTTCTCCCTGGATTAACTGACACAGTTAAGAAAGGACAGCTGATTGCCATAGTCTACGATGTGTTTGGACAAGTTAAAGAAGAGATATTTGCAGATCGATCAGGAATTGTCATTGGTAAGAATACAAGACCAAATTGTGATGCTGGAACGAGACTTGTTCACCTCGGAATTAGCTTTATTGATCCTCTTCCTGAAGAGATCCCCGGTCACGATGAGTATGACGAGAATGCGTAG
- the modA gene encoding molybdate ABC transporter substrate-binding protein, which yields MKEIVKLYEREHGVQLQISLGSTGSLYSQIRNGAPFDAFFSADTSTVEKLSADKLTIDSSRFTYASGKIAFICPSCKRVENWKDVATSLKGKVAIANPKLAPYGRAAKQALVKNDLFNDVTSKLVYGNNIGSTYQYIRTGNSSSGFVAKSLLIADKVDTNTYQEISEGDYDPIEQECIILKRSKFKNEMKHFFIFLKSKKVKDMIKTFGYKVSENV from the coding sequence ATGAAAGAAATCGTAAAACTCTACGAGAGAGAGCATGGTGTTCAATTACAGATTAGTCTTGGTTCAACTGGAAGCTTATATTCTCAAATAAGAAATGGTGCTCCTTTCGATGCTTTCTTTTCGGCCGATACGTCAACTGTAGAGAAGTTAAGTGCTGATAAGTTAACGATTGATAGTAGTCGCTTTACCTATGCCAGTGGAAAGATTGCATTCATTTGCCCTAGTTGTAAAAGAGTTGAAAACTGGAAAGATGTAGCTACATCTCTCAAAGGGAAGGTTGCCATTGCCAATCCAAAGCTGGCTCCCTATGGTAGAGCTGCTAAGCAAGCACTAGTTAAGAATGATCTTTTTAATGATGTCACATCAAAGCTTGTCTATGGAAATAATATTGGTTCAACTTATCAATATATTCGAACAGGAAATAGCTCTTCTGGTTTTGTTGCCAAATCCCTTCTCATCGCAGATAAAGTAGATACAAATACATATCAAGAAATTAGTGAAGGTGATTACGATCCAATAGAGCAGGAATGTATTATTTTAAAGCGAAGTAAATTTAAAAATGAAATGAAGCACTTCTTTATTTTTTTAAAATCAAAGAAAGTAAAAGATATGATTAAGACATTTGGATACAAAGTTTCGGAGAATGTATGA